Below is a window of Pseudodesulfovibrio sp. 5S69 DNA.
GGTCGATGAACCGGGCCGCGGCCGAGACCGAGTCGCCGCCGCCGACCACGGTGTAGGCGTCGGTGTCGCGCAGGGCCTCGAAGAGCCGTTTGGTGCCGCAGGCGAAGGCCTCGTCCTCGTACACGCCGGGGGGGCCGTTGACGAAGACCGTGCCCGCGGCAGCGATGATCCGTGCGTACCGCTCGGCCGTGTCCCGCCCGATGTCCGGGTAGATGTCCGTGCCGGGCAGGGCGGCCACGCTCATCTCCACGCGCCCGCCGTCCACCTGGCAGGCCAGGTCCGAGGGGACCTCGATCCTGCCGGGGTAGTCCCTCAGGTAAGTGCGGGCCGGTTCGACGAAGACGTCCAGGGAACGGTCGGAGATGAACGTGCGCATGGCCTCGCCCACGTCCGCGCCCTGGGCCATGAGCATGATGATCCCGGTGACGCCGCAGGTCAGGATGGTGTCGGCGGCCCCGGTTTCCAGGACTTTGAGCATCATGGAGAAGGCGTCGGAGATCTTCAGCCCGCCGAGCAGGAAGACCGCCGGGCGCGCCGGAGCGTCCATGACCTTGCGCAGGGCCGCCACCTCGTCGAAGAGCAGGCGTCCCGCGGCCGAGGGCAGCACTTCCTGGAAGGCCACCATGGACGGGGCGTTGCGGTGGGCGGCGGCAAAGGCGTCGTTGACGTAGATGTCGAACAGCGGGGCCAGACGGCGCACCAGATAGCAGTCCAGCATCTCCGAGGGCTTCAGGGTGACCGCGTTCTCGAAGGAGGAGACCTCCTCGGTGAGGTAGCGGACGTTGCCCAGGAGCAGGGCCTGTCCGGGCTTGAGGGCCTTGACCGCCTCGACCGCCGCCGGTCCGGCCACGTCGTCGATGTAGCCGACCTCCCGGCCCAGGAGCCCGCTCAGCACCCCCGCGTGCTCCTCAAGAGGCACCAGGTCCCTGTAGTTGAGGGTGTCGCCCTGGTGGGCGAGGATGCCGAGCGCGGCGCCGTTGTCCAGGAGGTGGGACAGGGTCGGGACGCTCTTCTCGATCCGGTTGGTGTTCAGTATCCGGTGGGTCTTCGGATCGAGCGGGGAGTTGATGTCCACGCGGACAAGCACGCGCTTGTCCGCGTAGTTCAATTCCTCCAGAGGGCGCATGTGCAGCCGTTGGGACATGGTCTTATCCTTTCATGTACTGCGGGGTTTTCCACTTGCCCATGCCGAGGTACTTGTTGGTCAGGGCCACGCCCTCGGCCGGGTCGGACTGCATGCCCATGGCCGCGCGGATGGCGTCGATGCTCTCCGGGATGGTCACGGACTCCTGGGGGATGTTGATGGCGAACATCAGATCCTTGCCGGAGCTGACCAGGGTGTCCTTCCACAGGGCGATCTCGTACATGTCGGACCGGTAGTTGCCCAGGTCGCGGGCGTAGCGGAACATGGAAGCGTTGCCCAAAAAGCCCTCGTCCAGGCTGACCACGCGGATGCGGTCGTGCCGGCGGAAAAGCTTCTCGGCCTCGGCCGGGCTGATTTCCTTCTTGGGGGTGACCACCAGGGTGATGATGTGGCCGTGGGTGACCGGGGTGTGCACCAGGATGCCGGTGGCCTGGATGTGGGGCATGATGGTCATCAGGTCCACGCACTGGTGGTTGGGGGCCTTGTCCACCTTGAGGGCGTTGGTCAGACCGCGATGGTAGTCGCCCGGGTCGGCAATGCGCCGGATGATGGTG
It encodes the following:
- a CDS encoding phosphoglycerate kinase; translation: MSQRLHMRPLEELNYADKRVLVRVDINSPLDPKTHRILNTNRIEKSVPTLSHLLDNGAALGILAHQGDTLNYRDLVPLEEHAGVLSGLLGREVGYIDDVAGPAAVEAVKALKPGQALLLGNVRYLTEEVSSFENAVTLKPSEMLDCYLVRRLAPLFDIYVNDAFAAAHRNAPSMVAFQEVLPSAAGRLLFDEVAALRKVMDAPARPAVFLLGGLKISDAFSMMLKVLETGAADTILTCGVTGIIMLMAQGADVGEAMRTFISDRSLDVFVEPARTYLRDYPGRIEVPSDLACQVDGGRVEMSVAALPGTDIYPDIGRDTAERYARIIAAAGTVFVNGPPGVYEDEAFACGTKRLFEALRDTDAYTVVGGGDSVSAAARFIDLKDLDYVCTAGGAMVRFLSGIELPLLTAMQKAFENNI
- a CDS encoding type II glyceraldehyde-3-phosphate dehydrogenase, whose translation is MVNVGIVGYGIIGQRLADGVSLQEDMELVGVCDVAPTLTVRALHESGMPYDLYNAIPENDKLFKEAGIPLSGSFEDLVDKCDIILDATVAGIGAKNKAYYESKGKKAVFQGGESNDVADVFFHGYANYAKGIGKNYLKLTSCNTTGFIRAIDCLDEAVGVEKVAITIIRRIADPGDYHRGLTNALKVDKAPNHQCVDLMTIMPHIQATGILVHTPVTHGHIITLVVTPKKEISPAEAEKLFRRHDRIRVVSLDEGFLGNASMFRYARDLGNYRSDMYEIALWKDTLVSSGKDLMFAINIPQESVTIPESIDAIRAAMGMQSDPAEGVALTNKYLGMGKWKTPQYMKG